GGTGTGTGCTTGTCTGCTTGATGCTGTCCCACAGTTCCCTTgactctgttcacttttcttcagtcttttctttctgttcctcaaactcGATAATCTTCATTGTCCTGTTTCAcgttcactgtttcttttttctgcctgctcaaaactgcctttgaatccctctactgaattttttttgttaattaattttatttatttttggctgcgttgggtcttcattgctgtgcacgggctttctctagttgtggtgagcgggggctactcttttgttgtggtgtgcaggcttgtcactgcagtggctcctcttgttgcagagcacaggctctaggcgcgtgggctcagtagttgtggctcatgggctctagagcacaggctcagtagttgtggcgcacgggcttagttgctctgcggcatgtgggatcttcccggaccagggctcgaacctgtgtcccttgcattggtaggctgattcttaaccactgtgccaccagggaagccctgaattttttttttttaatatttatttgttttatttattttatttttggctgcattgggtcttagttgcagcacgtgggatcttctttgCGGTACACGGGATCTTTGATGCACCAcgggcttctgtctagttgtggcgagcaggctcagtagttgcagcacacaggctctctgtttgtggcgcacaggctccagagcatgtgggctctgtagttgcggcacacgggctctctagttgcggcttgcatgctcattagttgtggcacacggccttagttgccccatggcacgtgggatcttagttccctgatcagggatcaaacctgcgtcccctgcattggaaggtggattctctaccactggaccaccagggaagtcccctctactgaatttttcacttcagttactgtacttttcagctccagaatttctttttggtttcttttcagGTTTCCCGTCTCTTTAtggatatttccattttgttcatgtgttattttcttgactttctccacatcttcctttagttctttgagcagCTTTAATACAGTTGTTTTTGTCTAGTGTATCTGccatttggtcttttttttttttttttttttaatttttatttatttatttttgtctgcattgggtcttcgttgctgcgtgagagctttctctagctgtggcgagtgggggctactcttaattgcggtgtgcgggcttctcattgctggggcttctcttgttgcagagcacgtgctctaggcacgtgggcttcagtagttgcagcccacGGGCTCTatagtgtggctcacgggctctagagcacaggctcagcagttgtggcacacaggcttagttgctccgtgctGCCATTTGGTCTttttcagggacagtttctgttgagttgttttttttcctttgaacagGCCATACATATTTCCTGTTTGTTTGtgtgccttgtgattttttgttGAACACCAGACATTTGAATCTAATAttgtggtaactctggaaatcagattctcccacTTCTATAGGGATTGCTTTTTTTTATACACTGTTTTTGCTTAtcggttgttgttgttgttgttgtaggtTGTCGCTGTGTTGAGGATCAGCCTGATGTGTGAACTTAGTGTGTTACTCTTACGTCATTTCTGAGCTTTTTGCTGGTACATGcagtcactttctaatttttcccatgtaggtagtttttttttttttttttctttaatgtctgaCACCAGAAAggggaaaatcagaaaaagaggaGGTTAAAAGGTGGTGCCAGCCCTTTAAATCCCCTGGCAGTCACTTCAGCCCGAGGTGCAACAACAACAGCTGAGTGCACCTCCCACCTCTGTAATCAGAAGCAGTGATCAGCCATCAGAGCACAGATCCCTCATCTTTGGAGACCAGGGTCCTTTTTGCCCATGCTTGTTTCCACAAGCTGTGTGCAAGCTGCTCCAGGAACACCTGCACAGGCCGCTGGGTGGGGGATGGGCAGCTGCTACTGTGTTGAGACCTGAAATTAACCACAGTTTACTCATCTAAGTCTTCCCCTGGAAGTTGTAAGCCTTGAACAGCCTCTAGAGTTACAGAATAGTTCCGTCAGGTGGATTCTGCCAGGGTAGTGTTGTCCAGGTGGGCAGACCATTCCTGGTGCTTCCTACTCAGCCGTGTTCCCAGGACCCTCCTCTTGGAGCTAGTGAGTGTTCTTGGTTGGGCAGGCCTTTTCTTGTCTCAGTGTCCCTGTAAATAGAATTGCTCTTGTCACTTATAGATTGGACTCCTGAAGGTACATAGGGGAGGGCGTaaagaaatttttgttgtttctctggGAAAAGATAATGCCATGGGTCACTTCACATTTTTACTTTTGGAGAGGGATGAGAATAGGCAGTAAGGAAAGTGCTCCTGACTTTAGGGAAAAATCACTGTGAGAGGTTTGGGGGCAGACCCATAGCTTGTTTTGGTGAATTCTAGCTCCTTGGCTTTCAGGTGGCCAGCGCAGCTACTAAGGCCCTGTCACCAGCCCACTGACATTTAATGAGTGACAGCCGCTGAGTACCAGGGAGGTGACAAGGCTCTGAAAGCAGAGTCTGCTTTCAGGGGACTTGTGCACACTTCCCAGTGTTCTCTGTTTGTTCCAGGACTCTGTTTAAGGAGAGCAGACGAGGCCACGGGCACCTGACGTCAATCCTGTGAGTGTCTCAGTGTTTTTTCACTTGTCAGGACTACTGGCATTTTTATCTCCTTCGTGGATCTCCTCTGAACCTTTCCTGTGTTCATTCCTTTGAACAGGGCCAAGAAGAAAGTAATGGCCTCTTCCAAAATGAAGGTGAAGGTGAGTCAGCCTGCCCAGGTCACATGTCATCTTTTCTTATCTCTCTGCAGCCATGCTCCTGGCAGCTCATTGAACTTTGCTGGTCTTGTGGGGATAGCTCTTTGGGATTAGGTTGTACCAAGAGGCAGCCTGGCCCACAGGAGTGGCCTGGGGTCGGCAGGGCAGAGACCTGAGTCGGGCCACTAGTGCCCTTCAGCCCCAGTTCTAGGAAACAGCACCCACCTGGCCAGTTCCTGGGGTCGTTGGGGGTCAGGTGAGGTCCTCCTGACAGCCCTCTGAGGAGTGGTGAGCCCTTGCAAATGTGAAAGCGTCACAGTGTGAATTGTCCGAATCTCTTATGGAGGAGCACCATCCTGGTGAAGAGCAGGTGAGCCTGGATCTGCCCCGGGCAGGGCGGGAGGCTTTGTCCAGTTGGCTAGCAGACGTGGAGGGGACCGCGACGGTTGGAAATTAGAGACTGTGAGACGACTTTGATGTGGCAGAGATCTCAGTGTAGTAAAAATTGCCATTTCACCAAAACTCTTGCCAGTTCCTGAGTCTTTGTAGTGCACTTCACCATACCTGAACAGTCCAAGGGAACAAGCATGCAGATTAGTTATTCCTAAGAGTCTGTTGAGTTCCTCCAACATCCTTAAGACTCACTGCACCAAGTGCTCGGGAGGCGGGAGTGACAGGACAGACCCTGTTCCTGAGCCCACGGAGGAGACAGGTGCCGGGGAaaccaaggagggaaagaaaactaaGGCAGTTCCCCTGCCCCACGTCATTTTCTGATTGTGGCTAGGAGCACTGAGGTAGTATGAGGGCCAATAAGGAGAACATCTCTTTGCTCGAGTCTTGTAGTTTTTCAGAAACAGAGCGAAGAGTTTCCCTGTGgaggtgtgtgtgcgtgcctgggtcagcccagccccagccccaggcgtGGGCAGAGGGTGGCGGGGTTGCGGCATTTCCAAGTTCACACATGCTTAGCACCTGCTCCTTTCTTCCCTGGCTTTGTGATCCACAGGAAAGCCTGCTGCTTTGTCTTGTATTCTCATGCGTATGTCCTGTCAGCAGGGCCAGTGTTGGCATCTTTGGACATTTGTAAACATCGGCCTTTCTGCTTTCCTTTAGGAATCATTGACTAAGCCTGATAAAAAGGCTTCCGTCCCATCAGGCCAGATTGGCAGCCCCCTTGCTTTGCCTTCAGAACACCTGGGAGGAGGCCTGAGCATTGGGGCTGCAAACAGGGAGCTCTCATCCCAGGCATCTGGCAGCCTTGCTAATCCTGCTCCTATCAACGTGGAGGACTCGTTGGATGGAGACTTGATCCGTAATTCGGCCTCCTCGTTGGAGGCTGTGTCCAAGGAACTGGCTGTACTGAACAGCAGAGCCAGCGGGAGCTCTGAGTTCACACTGCCTGCACCCTCAAAAGTGCCTGCAGAGAAAGTCACAGGTGTTTTATGTAcggaagaaaaaaggaactttCCGAAGCCCAGCCCTTCTTCTGCCCCACCACCCTCTAGCTCCCTGCAGTCACCCCTCAATTTTCTGGCTGAACAGGCTCTGGCACTGGGGCAGTCCTCTCAGGAGAAAAAACCAGAGAGTTCTGGCTACAAAGAACTGTCCTGTCAGGCTACCCTCAGCAAGGGCCTGCCAGAAGTGCAGCAGTCCAAAGCAAAGCACCACAGTTTGCCACGGACGTCTCACGCACCCCAGGCAGGAGCTCCTGTGCCCAGCCCCCAGGTCAAAGTCTTTCATGCAGGCACTCAACAGCAGAAGAGCTTCACCCCGCCAGCTCCGTTTGTCAATAAGCTTCAGGGCCCAAAGCCTGCCTCCCCTCAGTGTCACCGTTCCCTCCTCCAGCTCGTCAAGACAGCTACCAAAAGCCAGAGCTTCCATCCTTCCACGCCAGTGTCTTCAGGAGGCACACCAGCCTCCAGCAGCAGCTCTCATAAGACCCCAGCCTCGTCCTCCACTGCCCTGAGCCATCCAGCAAAACAGCACTCAGCCAGCTCTTCAGGGCCGTCTTACAAGAACAGTCCCTTTGCCGGCTCTATCTCCAAGCACGGGGTTTCTTCTGGCAGCTCTTCCTCTGGAGGAGCACCAGTCCAGAGCTCTGCTTCCGGGAGCTTGCTCCCTGCTGTGCAGCCTCCCTCCACAGGACAGTCCGCCAGCCGGCCCATCCCAGGCTCTGCAGTGAAAAAACCGCCTATTTCCCAGAAGTTGACCCTGGTGGCCCCTCCAGGTGGTCCAAATGGAGATTCTAGTGGGGGGACCCAGGGAGTGGCCAAGTTACTGACCTCCTCCCTGAAGCCCAGTGCGGTGAGCAGCGTGACATCGTCTACCTCCTTGCCAGTGAGTATCTTGAAGCAGCCCTCTCCTCGTGGGCCTTGTGGGCAGGGCCGCTGGCCTTGTTCTGGTCAGAGAGTGAGATCTGACGCTGAAGGTCAGGTAGGAACAGAGCCCGGAAATTGGAAGGAGGACCGGGCTTCCTGTTTCCAGGTTTCTACTTTTCTGGTGGCAGGACTCCCAGTAGAGCCTGAAACTTCTCCTTGGGAGGACAAGTGGAGGGAAAGGACTGGTCAGCACCATGTTTGCAGGGAGGCTATGGATCTGGATGGCATAGAATGAGCTAGAAAACTTTCCTTTCATAGCCTCCTGCCTGTCCATCTCTCCAAGCAAGTAAATGAAATGCATACTGTCTCTCAGATCATTAATTATGTGGAGATATTCATGCCCTAGGAAGATCAGTACCTTCTAAGAATGATCCTTTGATTGGGTTTGGAAAGACTCTGTAGGTCAGACAAAGGCGATTTGACAGAGTCCAGTGGTTAATGAGGTTTGCCTGTAGGTGATTACAAGAAGTTTGGATGCAGGTTGGGGAAATGAGAGCgagcttatttttttctccatttttccaaTATATAAGACAACCATGTGGTTGGAAAGGACAAAACTATAGAAAGGTGTGTTGAGCAAAGTTTCACTTGCCTGTGCCCTCCTCCTACACCCCCTGTAACTGTTCCTTAGTTTCCaggtttttcctgtttctttctaaaaacaaagattaatacttacaaatgtgtgtgtgtgtatgttttatggatataagtatacacatacacatattcctATATACTTGTATTTGTGGGtatccttccctttctttcttgcaCAAGGAAGGCATATTTAacacctgctttttaaaatgaactctGTTCTGGGAGCCCTTCCATGCCAGTTCACAGAGACTGTCTTCCTCCTCCCTTTGGGGCTGCAGTGGAGGGGGTTCCTTCACAAGGGGCGGCTGACGTGCATGTGTCCCCCCAGGTATGGTAACAGGTTTGGTTTGTGAGTGAGCTCTGGATGGGGCTGGAGTGCTGATCCCTTTGTGTGCTTCCTCCCCAGAAAGGAACGAGTGGGGCTGTGCTGCTGACCAGCTCCTCACCCTTAAATCTACTGTCTTCATCCTACAAGGCAGGCAGCCCAAAGCTGCCTGGGGCCTTGAACTCGAACCCCTTGGGGATTATCTCCCAGCTCCCCCTCCACGTAATCTCCTTTAGTGCTGACTCCTCCGCTAAAGCAGGGGTCTCCAAGGATGCCATCGTCACAGGCCCTGCCCCTGGGACGTTCCACCACGGCCTCGGCCACAGTAAgtgtctccttcctccccacactgGAGGTAAAGAAGGTGCCCCAGTGCCTCTGTGTGACCCACAGGTTCTGTTGTCATGTGCTGGGTTCCTGTGTTTGTCTGGTGTGTGACCGTGGGCAGCCTTCCCGGGGACCCT
The sequence above is drawn from the Balaenoptera musculus isolate JJ_BM4_2016_0621 chromosome 15, mBalMus1.pri.v3, whole genome shotgun sequence genome and encodes:
- the UBN1 gene encoding ubinuclein-1 isoform X6, whose product is MMKKRKGIKWRPLPGNLKKNIFTALNASKEKKKKKYSGALSVKEMLKKFQKEKEAQRKRDEEHKPVAVSSVEAQGLRELEGTSDPLLSLFGSTSDNDLLQAATAMDSLTDLDLEQLLSESPEGSPFRDMDDESDSLGVGLDQEFRQPSSLPEGLPAPLEKRVKELAQAARAAEGESRQKFFTQDINGILLDIEAQTRELSSQTRSGVYAYLASFLPCSKDTLVKRARKLHLCEQGGRLKEPLQKLKEAIGRAMPEQMAKYQDECQAHTQAKVAKMLEEEKDKEQRERVCSDEEEDEEKGGRRIMGPRKKFQWNDEIRELLCQVVKIKLESYDLERNKAQSWEDYVKAFLDAEVKPLWPKGWMQARTLFKESRRGHGHLTSILAKKKVMASSKMKVKESLTKPDKKASVPSGQIGSPLALPSEHLGGGLSIGAANRELSSQASGSLANPAPINVEDSLDGDLIRNSASSLEAVSKELAVLNSRASGSSEFTLPAPSKVPAEKVTGVLCTEEKRNFPKPSPSSAPPPSSSLQSPLNFLAEQALALGQSSQEKKPESSGYKELSCQATLSKGLPEVQQSKAKHHSLPRTSHAPQAGAPVPSPQVKVFHAGTQQQKSFTPPAPFVNKLQGPKPASPQCHRSLLQLVKTATKSQSFHPSTPVSSGGTPASSSSSHKTPASSSTALSHPAKQHSASSSGPSYKNSPFAGSISKHGVSSGSSSSGGAPVQSSASGSLLPAVQPPSTGQSASRPIPGSAVKKPPISQKLTLVAPPGGPNGDSSGGTQGVAKLLTSSLKPSAVSSVTSSTSLPKGTSGAVLLTSSSPLNLLSSSYKAGSPKLPGALNSNPLGIISQLPLHVISFSADSSAKAGVSKDAIVTGPAPGTFHHGLGHSLLAGLHSSPPRAAPLPHAAVSTHIPQSLPDASQLHGKGPSVPRKL